CGGCCCATCAAGCTCTCATCAAATCGTAGTCAGACGCCGTGACCAAAAAGGTTGGGGACGCACCCAAATGCTGACCCAATGGCCGAACGATAACTTAAGACCCAAGGTATCACCCTCAGGAGAGTGGGTCGCGTTCTATGGTAGCCAAAACAGCCACTGGAATATCTACGTTCTACCACTAGGTGGTGAGACTAGTCACGAAACGAGCATGAATCGCTATGTAATAGCAGAAGACGTAGTCGTAGACCTCAATACTGGGCCAGCTTGGTCCCCTGATAGCTCTAAGATTTTCTTTGTCAAGCGAGACCCAAGCCGATTCAATCCAATTTATGCCTACGATTTAAGGGTCGGCAAGGCCTATCACATCAATACCAAAACTAAGATGAATCGCGACATGATGATGTCATCTCTTGGGGTGTTAAGTTTTCGAGCTCAGGTAGGGGCCTGGGATCGCGTTTATGTAGCTCTCACAAATCTAGGCCATCAAATCCAAGGCCGACGCAGATTAGCTAGTATTAGGAGCAGAAGCAAACACATTGTCCATTCTCACCGCATTAGCCATGAAAGGGTGAATCTGTGAAATCCTATATTTTGAGCCTCGGACTCATTGCGCTATCTTCAACATCTCTCGGTGTAGAATCGACTCGCATGGTCTATGGGGAGAACACCAAACTACAAGCCTTCGATCCCTACACCAGCCACGAATCAGCTGGTCACCGGCTGGCTGACCTCTTATTCGATTCGTTAGTAACAACAGGCCCTGGAGGAACTTACGAACCTCACCTAGCCAAGTCTTGGACCATTGAGAATGATGGAAGCGCAATTCATGTTGTTTTAAAAGAAAAGGTTTTTTGGCATAAAGAAGGCAAGGAACCTCTAAAGCCTCTTAACGCCGCAGATATTGCCACTACATTACGCTTAATCAAGAGCCCCAACAGCGAAATCCCCAACGCAGAGCGATTTCAGGTGCTCAAAAGAGTTGAGGTCCTTTCCAATCACCGGGTGAGAATTCACTTCCACCGCGCCTTAGCTCAACCCCTTAAGTTTCTTATGTTTAAGGTCCTCCCCAACCACAAGTTAGAAAGCACCAAAAGCCTCACTAGGGATCACTCTTTCAACCGCACGCCAATAGGCACAGGGCCTTTCGCCTTTGTTAAGAGCACACCTCAGGGAGAAATCCAGCTAAAAAGAAACCCTTTCTACTTCAAAGAGCTCCCGAGCATTACAGAAGTTATTATGAAGCCCTTTGTGGACAACAGTATCATGACGCAATCCTTGCTCTACAGTTCTTTGGATCTTGTCACCTATATCAGCCCTAGAGATGTCAAGGAAGTCGGTGGCGATCGTAACCTTGATCTAGTTCCCTACGATGCGCAAAATTTCTCGTTTGTTGCGATGAACATGAACCATCCCCAGTTAAAAGATAAGCGCATCCGCCAAGCCATCAACTATAGTATCGATCGCAGAGAAATGCTCGACGCATTCTTTCAAGGCAAGGGACACCTCATTACGGGGCCCTTCGCCCCTACGTCTTGGGCATATAACTTGAACGTACCTGGATATAGATTTAACCAAGATCGAGCCCGTGAGCTGCTCAAGCAAGCTGGTTTTGAGGATCGTGATAACAATGGTTTTGTGGAAGACACAAAAGGACAGGAAATTCAGCTGACCTTTGCTGTTCCATTGGCTGGGGAAAGCGAGATGACCAAGCGCATTGTGCTGGCCTATCAAAACTACTTGCAGGTAATCGGGATCAAAGTAGAACTCAAATTTTTGGAGTGGACAGTATGGAAAGCCAAAGTCCTAGGTGAGCATGACTTCGACCTTACCATAGCCTCCTGGGACTTTGATGATTCATCCAACATCACCAGTCTCTTTCATAGCCAAAGTGCACGAGCCTGGGGCAACAACTTCGTGTCGTTCCAAAATCCAAGAGTGGATAGCATGCTTGCGGAGGCCAGCAGCACCAATGACTTTGACAAACGCCAAGCCATCTATAAAAAGCTTCACAGCATTATATCTGAAGAATCACCTTACACCTTTCTCTGGACTTTAAAGCATCATGCTGGGCACCAACGAAAGCTGCTTGGAGTTCGGATCGAGCCGTTTTCATTCTTTAAATATGTAGCCCAGTGGCAGGTGAGCAACCATGGACAAAAATAAGGGTAAAGAACAAAAATCGGCAAGCCCTGAGGAAAAAAAGCAAAGTAAGATCGAGGACTACCTTACCGGCCCTCGTCGCAAACGGAAAAACTATGTAATCTTTGCTCTAGGTGACAACTTCGATATGGACTTGGCTCAAGCTATGGAGCAGTTCGTTAAGAAAACCTATAGCACCTTATCCACTTCCATGCCCCAGAGCCCCCAAGAGCTATCTCGCCAATTCGGAAGGAATATCTCCCTGCTCGTGATTGATGATGAGTTCGATGACATCCATGTGGTTCTTGGGCTGGTGAAAGCTCTCAAAGAGAAGCGTCGCAACGAGTTGATCCCCGTTCTATTCCTAACTCGAAACGCTCCCGAGTTGGTCAACCTTTATCACAAAGAACTTCTACTTTACCATGAGACGGACGAATACATCGTCTACACCGGCATGGCCCGAACGCGAATTTTCAACCGTATCAAAACTGGTGTTGAGGATCAGAACCGCCGCCGTAGTCGCCGCTACAATGTGTTTATTCCAGTCTCTTTTTTCCTGCTTTCAAAAGATCTTATGATCGAAGGGCACATCATCGACCTCAGTCTCCATGGGGCCGTATTGGAGTCAGATGCTGAAATCATTTTCCGAGTCGGTGATCAGGTGAAGCTATCCATTCCAGTCAGCGACCATCTGGACCACCACCACGGCGACTTTATAAAGGTATCAGCGAAGGTAAGACGGGTATTCATATCGGGCACAAAGGTCTCCGTATCCTTTGAATACGTGACTGATAACCAGAACCACCTGCTCACACAGTTTCTCACTAGTGTGGTGGGTCGGCAGCTCAATCGCCAAGCCCTGCGGGTACGCAGCGCTCTTGCCGCCCAACACAAGCACGAGACCTGAGCTTGAACATTTTTGTCGTATCAGCTAAAAGGACGACAGCCTATCGGCTTCATTAACGCCATAGTGACGAGGTCCTTATGCTGGGCGGATTTAAAAAGAATGCGATTTCCATACTCAAGCGCTTGACCCATCCCATTGTGGTCTTTGTAGCTCTTCAGGTTGTCTGGATCTCCTTTGTAGTGCTTTGGGTTGTATGGTTCTTAAATCAAAAGGAAACACTGGCCCAGCTCTCAAAGCTCATGGGAACCACTCCAATTACCGGCACCACGGGCATCATGACTTTAGTCATCGGCTGTATTCTGCTAGGGATGATTTTAGTTGGGACAGTGGTCCTGTTCATTTTCACCCAGGTGCAGGGTAGTCTCTTGCGCCAGCAAAAGTCCTTCGTCTCCAGCGTCACCCATGAACTTCGCTCTCCACTTGCCAGCTTGCAACTAAGCTTTGAGACCCTACAACGCCCGAATCTTCCTGATAGAATCCAGACTAAGGTCATGGGAATGGTAGAGCGGGACCTAGAGCGCCTGACCCAGCTCGTGGACCGGATTCTATTATCAGCACGCCTTGACCGCGGCATATTAGACTACACAACCCAATTGGAGACGTTCCACCTTAAAGAAGCCATTCTCAAGTGCGTCGATCGAGCAGCCCATATGGATCGCCACCTCAAAAACCGGCTTACGATTATCTGCCCGGAACATATGAAAGTTCGAGGCATTCGTCTCGCTTTCACCATGATATTTGGCAACTTGCTAGAAAATGCTGTGAAGTACTCTCCCAAAGATTCCTTGATTGAAGTTTGTGCTAAACGTCAGGATCGCGAGTTGTGGCTATCTGTAAAAGACCAGGGCTTTGGCCTCAATAAACGCGATCAGAGGAAAGTTTTCCATATGTTCCACCGCACTCCAAGAGCTACAAAAAATGCTGTTCCCGGCACGGGCTTGGGGCTCTACATCGTGCGCTCTATGGTCCGTGGCCTGGGTGGTCGCATCTGGGTCGAAAGCGAAGGCGTCGGTAAAGGCTCAACATTTTATGTCGCTTTTCCTGCAGATGTCGTGATCTCTCGGGACCAAAGCTATTAGCACGCAATTTAATTGCAGACCGCATTAGTCAAAAATATCAGTCCCCCTGGTAAAACGCCGTAGAAAGGGATTTTCAACCGTGCTAATGAACCAGAACGCCCCGTTTATCGGTCAAAATGTTTAAAAGGGATCAAATAGGAGACAAAGATGACCGAAGCAAAGAAAAGAATACTGCTCGTTGAGGACGAGCCCAACCTAGCCTTCAATATTGAGTTCAATCTTCAATCAGAAGGCTATGAGGTGGTGTTAGCCAGCGACGGTAAGGAAGCCCTAGAATGCTTTCGTAACGAAGGCCCGTTTACCTTAATCATCTTGGACATCATGTTGCCAGAGATTAACGGCTTTGAAGTCGCCAGCATCATTCGCCAAGAGGATAAGGTCACACAGATTCTCATGCTCACCGCCCGAGCTGCAGAAAAGGATGTGATCCAAGGCCTAGAACGAGGCGCAGATGACTACATGACAAAACCATTCAGTTTCAAGGAGCTGCTTCTGCGCATCCGCCGCATGGCAGATCGGAGCGATCTGTTCTCTCCAGGCCAGAAGCCAGCCAACTCAAAACTATCCTGGGGAGACATCACCTGGGATATGGATAGCCTGGAACTGAATAGTAGCCAAGGGCACCACGTACTGACTGTTTTGGAGGCTAAGGTTCTCAATGAGTTTGTCCTTAATCCTGAAACCATCCTCACGCGAAAACACCTTCTGAGCAAGGTGTGGGGTGTGAATGGCAATGTTGAGACCCGTACAGTGGACAACTTTGTCATGCGCCTACGTAAATACATCGAACGCAACCCTTCCAAGCCAGAGTATTTGAAAAGCGTGAGGGGTCGGGGTTATAAATTCTGTGGAGATGTGAACCCTGAAATTGGAGTCTGATGGATGTTTTTAAAATTTGAAAAATGGCATGGTGCGAAAAACGACTTTGTCCTTACATGGTTGCTAGGCGATGATGAACTGATCTTCGACAGCCTTGTACGCCAGGCCCCCGAAATCTGTAGCCGCGATGGCTCGGGTGTTTCGGCAGATGGCATCCTTGTCCTTCATATTTCCGAAAGAGAACAAATATTCCCCGATCGTTTATCAATCATAAATAGTGATGGCTCCATTGCGGAAACCTGCGGCAACGGCATTCGCTGTGCCGCACTTAGCGTTCTCAAGCGACATCGCTACTATTCCCCGCGGGATATTCCTGAGGGGTTTGCTATGGACCTTCGCTCATCGAGCGTGAGCTGTCGCTTCCTAGGTCGCGGCAAACTAGAGACTCAGGATCACTGGCCTCTGGTCAGTGTTGATATGGGCCACCCTAAGCTGAACCAGGACTGCCAGCTCTACGAAGACGCCAAGCAAGAAGTGTCTCGTATCGCTGACGAACTCAAGCTTCCACAGCTCAAACGAGACTGGGGAATCATCGACATCTCCAATCAGCATCTGGTGTTCTTTCTCGACCAAGCAGACCGCGATTTGCTGCTGCGCGTTGGCCCAGCTTTTCAAAAATCTGCCTTTTGGGACGGCATCAATGTTCACCTCGCTGTAACTCAGGACGTTGACAATAAGCTGAAAACTGAAGCTGGAAACAAGTTGGGCCAAGCAATTGATGATCTTTATCAGGTTTTCGTCTGGGAGCGTGGCGCAGGGGAAACCATGGCCTGTGGCAGCGGTGCCTGCGCGGTTGCTGCACTTGCCCTTGACTCAGGCCTTGTAGA
This portion of the Pseudobacteriovorax antillogorgiicola genome encodes:
- a CDS encoding ABC transporter substrate-binding protein; amino-acid sequence: MKSYILSLGLIALSSTSLGVESTRMVYGENTKLQAFDPYTSHESAGHRLADLLFDSLVTTGPGGTYEPHLAKSWTIENDGSAIHVVLKEKVFWHKEGKEPLKPLNAADIATTLRLIKSPNSEIPNAERFQVLKRVEVLSNHRVRIHFHRALAQPLKFLMFKVLPNHKLESTKSLTRDHSFNRTPIGTGPFAFVKSTPQGEIQLKRNPFYFKELPSITEVIMKPFVDNSIMTQSLLYSSLDLVTYISPRDVKEVGGDRNLDLVPYDAQNFSFVAMNMNHPQLKDKRIRQAINYSIDRREMLDAFFQGKGHLITGPFAPTSWAYNLNVPGYRFNQDRARELLKQAGFEDRDNNGFVEDTKGQEIQLTFAVPLAGESEMTKRIVLAYQNYLQVIGIKVELKFLEWTVWKAKVLGEHDFDLTIASWDFDDSSNITSLFHSQSARAWGNNFVSFQNPRVDSMLAEASSTNDFDKRQAIYKKLHSIISEESPYTFLWTLKHHAGHQRKLLGVRIEPFSFFKYVAQWQVSNHGQK
- a CDS encoding PilZ domain-containing protein, whose translation is MDKNKGKEQKSASPEEKKQSKIEDYLTGPRRKRKNYVIFALGDNFDMDLAQAMEQFVKKTYSTLSTSMPQSPQELSRQFGRNISLLVIDDEFDDIHVVLGLVKALKEKRRNELIPVLFLTRNAPELVNLYHKELLLYHETDEYIVYTGMARTRIFNRIKTGVEDQNRRRSRRYNVFIPVSFFLLSKDLMIEGHIIDLSLHGAVLESDAEIIFRVGDQVKLSIPVSDHLDHHHGDFIKVSAKVRRVFISGTKVSVSFEYVTDNQNHLLTQFLTSVVGRQLNRQALRVRSALAAQHKHET
- a CDS encoding sensor histidine kinase — encoded protein: MLGGFKKNAISILKRLTHPIVVFVALQVVWISFVVLWVVWFLNQKETLAQLSKLMGTTPITGTTGIMTLVIGCILLGMILVGTVVLFIFTQVQGSLLRQQKSFVSSVTHELRSPLASLQLSFETLQRPNLPDRIQTKVMGMVERDLERLTQLVDRILLSARLDRGILDYTTQLETFHLKEAILKCVDRAAHMDRHLKNRLTIICPEHMKVRGIRLAFTMIFGNLLENAVKYSPKDSLIEVCAKRQDRELWLSVKDQGFGLNKRDQRKVFHMFHRTPRATKNAVPGTGLGLYIVRSMVRGLGGRIWVESEGVGKGSTFYVAFPADVVISRDQSY
- a CDS encoding response regulator transcription factor, producing MTEAKKRILLVEDEPNLAFNIEFNLQSEGYEVVLASDGKEALECFRNEGPFTLIILDIMLPEINGFEVASIIRQEDKVTQILMLTARAAEKDVIQGLERGADDYMTKPFSFKELLLRIRRMADRSDLFSPGQKPANSKLSWGDITWDMDSLELNSSQGHHVLTVLEAKVLNEFVLNPETILTRKHLLSKVWGVNGNVETRTVDNFVMRLRKYIERNPSKPEYLKSVRGRGYKFCGDVNPEIGV
- the dapF gene encoding diaminopimelate epimerase; translation: MFLKFEKWHGAKNDFVLTWLLGDDELIFDSLVRQAPEICSRDGSGVSADGILVLHISEREQIFPDRLSIINSDGSIAETCGNGIRCAALSVLKRHRYYSPRDIPEGFAMDLRSSSVSCRFLGRGKLETQDHWPLVSVDMGHPKLNQDCQLYEDAKQEVSRIADELKLPQLKRDWGIIDISNQHLVFFLDQADRDLLLRVGPAFQKSAFWDGINVHLAVTQDVDNKLKTEAGNKLGQAIDDLYQVFVWERGAGETMACGSGACAVAALALDSGLVERSQWLGVAMPGGLLYCKQESADDQVNLAGPAQFVFEGTIEI